AGAAGCCAATCTTCTGCAGTCATTAGGGTGTCCGCAAAGAGAAGGTGCTGTTTCACGAGGAAGTGTGCGGCTCTGGTCAAGGAACAAAGGGCGAGATTCTACATCATGCGCAGATGCGTGACTATGCTTATTTGTTGGCGTGAGTACAGTGATGATCAGTGAGTATTTTTTAGAGAAAAAATATGTGTTTTTTCCTCGTCTTTTCTAAAATTCCTGGGCTTTTTTGTGGTGAAATTGGCTCTCTTCCTGTCTAAGAGATCGCGTTAAAGATCTTTGCAGCGTCCGAGGAGGAAGAAGAGGATGTCATTTGTATTCTAAAAATGTAATGATGTGTAAATAGGGATCGATCGATACAAGATTCAAGATTTCCCATTAACTTTTTTCTTTGGGTTCTTGCttggttaatttttttgttCTGGTTTTTGGATCCAAGTTTCGAAGAAAGgggattttttcaaaaaaaacaaaaaccaaaaaaattatgattttgttGGATTAATGCTGAGTTTCTTGGCCATTTGATTTTTCAATTACTCTGGGAAGAAAAATGTTGGATTTTTGGGGATTTCTAAGTTTtgaaagaacaaaaattgatGGTGAATTGTGTAATCATTAACTTGAAATTGGTgaacatcaattttttttataaccgTATTAGATGATTTAGGCCTTTCTTTATGTTTTGGAAAAATAGATattaacttcaagaacacaaaaAAATCTATGAACAGCGAAATTGTAAAGCTTATTGCAtcgaattaaatattttaactacAATTTTTCTCCAAAGGTCACAAGTTTATCAAATGTTGTTTTATTTATTGTGATGTTATTCTTAAAAAAACTAATTAATTGATCTTGGAGCAGCAATATGTGGATCCAAGTTACGAGTCTCCAAATTGGACGATAAGTCTTCTGTGATACAATCTCACGAATCCGTAGACATTAAATGAGTCAATCTAATGGTTCAAATAAAAaacttttatcataaaatttttttacgaGACAGTAACGGTTTGGTGAATGAGATACCCAACTATATTTTTGTGAATGAGATAGCCAAACTGAAGAGTGGAgattgtatttaattaattttgaaaattcaaagtgGGAATCTTTTAATAAATAGTGATTAAGGGAATAAAATGTTAGACGTGACGCGGTGGATGGATGGAAACGTGGGAGTATTCTCTTTGGATGCCCCTTGATCCATGTGAGAATTGAGGCTTACCATTTtagttaattttaattttaatgaaaaatgatACGTataagattattattatttatctaattaaaaaaattgcttttacatttttttctctttttgttTCAAAGaacttatatttatattatgttagtAATAATGTGAAAACCAAATATTTTACATTAACTaaatttgttattgaattgaacTTGTGAGCTCGAGGTTGAGTTCAAGTTCGACTATCTATTTAGAATATTTTCGGCGGAGTCTATAAGctctaaaaattaatttataaattgtttcaaaatttataaactGCTATAATTTGTTTAGTAAAAAAGTTGCAAACAACTTATAAACGGTTCGACAAAAAGTTGATACTTTGtttttttcaaaacaaatattattttaatatttcaaatatatatatatttatatcttcattttatatttattttttaaatctcTGCTTTATCACTTtgtcttttatttaatttaaaataaaattatattctaTCTTTTTATTaagatatataaaatattaaaataaggtTAATTTAATCAACATTTTACTTATacacattaaatattttttatagaataatttttttaatattataattataaaactatattcacatatatgtatatataactACTtacattaatttataatattatacaattttttgtcattttgacaataaaaatgtCTTAtaatacctcaaaaataaaaagtttttaattttttttataagatgcaataatttatatattttcgcATTCGACATAACAATATTAAGTACATCAATGGGTATGTGATTGCTGAAATTAAATTTATgggaaattttaattattatataatttaaatatgtgtatttcataaattaatacGGTACATAGCACTGGTTTTATGAGCGTACTTCGAAGATGGGGCTGATGAATAAATGAGATTGCTTCAGTTTTGACCACTCATAGGACCACTTTGACTGTCACGATTAGATAATGTCAGCAGAAATTTTTGTAAtaagaatatttttaatttaatttcatttcatttcatttcatttataagtagaaaaaataaataatattaactGTTTTTATAACACATATGGATCATTTATCTTTTTTTGATGATGATATTTTATCTCTTTAGATATTATAATCAAGGTAacaacttgtgtgagacggtctcacgggtcgtattgtgtgagacagatatcttatttgtgtcatccatgaaaaaatattatttttatgctaagagtattactttttattgtgaatatcgatagggttgacccgtctcacagataaagatttgtgagacctgtatcacaagagacctacttttATATCAATTCTCATTAATATACTATATATCACATAATTTAACAGTGTAGATATATAGAAAGAATTACTCCCATATAACATAAACTAACttgtaaatttgtttataaaattatgttgtGCAAATCTTTTAATATTAACTCAAATTAATTGTAGAAAGTGATAGAAGAgcgtaataaaaaaaaacaagtaaATTTTTGACTACTTTAGTTTGCAAGTTGTTGCGTTAGTTTTTACTGTGATTTGCATGTCAGTCCTAGAAGATGATTAtgatccaaaatttaaaataataatactttttcgGAGAAGAAATTAGGGGGATAAGGATTACGATATCATATTTTCTAAGTACAATTATTTGAGTGGACACAAGCAATCATATTCTCAAGATtccaaatattttataatttaattaatcagTCAAAATCGATATTAATAAttgaattatataattaattcataCCTTATTTAACAAACAATATCGAGTGGGGTTAACAATTCTTGAATTGTACACACAAAGGCTAAATACATTATCCAATCATTCTCTAATCCTTGTTTTCtacattaaatatttattttggtgGTGGTTCCTTGTCAAcgtcgatatatatatatatatatatatatattctgaattatttatttttaaattcactaaaatttttttataaaaatttccaGTCGATacaaacttgtgtgagacagtctcacgggttgtattttgtgagacgaatctctaaTTTGAGTTATCTgttaaaaattattactttttatactaaaagtattatttttttattatgaaattCGGTAAGGTTGACATGTCTcgcatataaagattcgtgagaccgtctcacaagaaacttaCTCTTCTTGATTATATATGTTTAAGGAATTGGGGTTACACTTCGACTTGTAAAAATTCAAGTGAACtactcaaaaaataaaataaaataaaaaagtaaattcatattaaaaatataataaaaattgaacaaatatatataattttcaagtttattattattattttgccGAGGTCGATGTTTGTTCAATAGTCAGATCAAATGGCCAAAGATGTGTGAAccataatatatgatattaaatAATGAAAGATGAGATAAATTAAAAGATATTGCAAATTAAATGAAGGGTGTGACATTCTTTACAATTTGTTCACATGGGATTTGTCTCAGGGCCCCAAACCTCACATGCCAGGGCTGCTTTCATTTGGCTAATAAGTATAACACAGCAATTTCAGACATAatatgtgagacaggtcaattctaccgatattcatactaaaaagtaatatttttagcataaaaagtaatattttttcatggaagacccaaataagagatctgtctcacaaaataggacctgtgataccgtctcacactaATTTTTGCCAACATTCATTAATTTTATACATATTATCTTCGCCATCTAAGAATTGAAACAATTTTTTTGCTCTATTAAAACattcattaaataaaacaaaacaagaaattattatacaatttatttttaaataaatttttggtCTATGTAAAAACaaacataatcataaatgtaggaaaaataattaataataattttaaatgatattcaaACACTTTTAAGATCTACAATGTTTCAAGTCCAGACCAAGTGCACTACAAGATTTTGAATAAACGTGATTGCAACTAAGTAATTAATTGGATAcacgtttaaaaaaaataatcacaaaaatttatttgatataGTTTAACGAGTCAAGTTTATAAGATAGATCTTCAAAACCGAttttattaatgaaaaataattttttatattaaaaatattattttttattttatagatACGTGAGATAGTTTgagatattttattatatatatttatacaaattaattaaatacaacTTTTTGTAAAACCAAAAAAATGGAAAAGCCAAGTGATGTCATACCACGCGCTAGTGTCTCGCGTGTGATATCTTCCCGGCACTTCCGCTAAAGATTACAAAACCCAGCAAAGGGGACGCAGTAAAACAAAGCCACCGAAGATTCAACGGACGCTTTATGGCCGGCGATCTCTATCTCAACTACACCTCCGCGCGACGATTTTCCGAGTTTACACTTCATCCTTCCTCGAATTTCTGTCCTGCCCTCTTCCACCCTCCACTTTTCTCTCAGGTTTGCTTGCATAAAAGTTTTATGCTCTGTTTTTATAGTATTATTTGATGATTTGCTAGAATTTGGAGTGTTTAACTCCATATGGTTACGGATTTGTGTTGAAATTTTGAACGTGGAAGTGGAAGGGTAAGAATCCATGGGTTGCGATTGGTCGTTCTTTGGGTGAAGTGGTGTAATATATATGTATCTGATAAGCTTGTAGCTTTTGTGCAATTGTAGTGGTTCATCTGATATTATTGGTAAAGAAgttgtttttttctttcttgGCAATGATATGGTGATCTTTTGCTCCATTTTCTTAAACGCATAAATGGTTTCTTTTGTCCGAAAAGAGTGGGGAATCTGCAAAACAAGTCTTTCTTTTTAGGTTTTGGATTTTAAGAGCAAAAACGGTTATTATTCTACCGGATGGGTTAAAAAAAGTGGATTGAATTTCATGTGCTTCTCCTTTGAGCTAGTCTAGCCATTGAGATAGTTGACCTTGAATTGACAAGCCCTGATGTTTGTTAAGTCAATCACCAATTAGAACCATGTGGCGGCTCGAATGTTTTGAGTGAGGTATATAAATGTtgaattatcaaaataattGAATAATTTTCGGAGAAAAATGCTataaattttctaattttttttggtGTGGGAGAACTTTTCATCAGGATTGGACGTCATGACGCATAGGATTCCCCTCACTTCTTAGACCATGTGATGTGCAATGTGCACATCACATTTCGTCCATTTTTTTTATGGCCCTAACAGAAAGGGACCAGATTTGCTTTAATAAATTTCTTGTTGGAAACTGCCATTGCAGAAGTACCAAAGCGCATCATATTACCGACCACCTATCCTTTTAACCTAAAAGAGAAGTCTTTGTTGGAACACCATGATCCGAACGATGTCATTGGGTGTTTGAATAGCTATAGTACAACCATCAACTGTTTTCTTCTGTTTTGACGTTGAAAATTGCTACTTGTGGTTGAACAGAACCATTTTAACTAGTCCCAATCTTTGAAGTGGTAAGCGGTGcaattattttaattagttgttcaCGATGGCAAAGAGCTTTCTTTGTTTACAAACAAACCTGAAAATATTTGTAGGCTATTGCGGCAacgattttgaattttctttcaaTGTCCTGAGTTGACATTGGCATAAGCTGGATGATGTTCCTGTAAAACAAATAGATTTTATTAGTTCGATTCATTTTTCTGCGCGTTTTAATCTCACTGTTTCATAATCTTAgtcaaagaatttgaatgaatAGAATTCCAACAATGATCAGATTCGAAAAAATCTAACTAGACAGAAAGTTGATTCTAAGGATAGAGGTGGACATAGTTATTAGAGGTGCATGGATGCAATCATTCATAGATACAGAGTGAGATGCACGTTTTATTTAAGTGAGGTAGAAAAGAATGCACTATATTCTATAATCCATTGATTACACAAAAAATTAAAACCACCATCCCAAATACGGGAAACTATTGAGCAATATAAGACAAACATCAGCATAACTATATAAAACAAACATCAATATCTAATGAGAACTATTGAACAATATCAAACAAACATTATTAAATATGAATGACCATCTTATTGGTTTCACCCTGAAGTCACGATTGTTGCATCTAAGTTGTGTTTGAAATGCAACTTGAGCCTTTAAGACACTAGAGGCACTTTCATCACTAGCAAGCTATGCTTAGGTCCATGGGTTATGCTTCACTCTGCCTTGTGCCTAGGGACACACTTTTAATAACTATAGAAGCTGGAACATGTAATCTGTAATCATCAATTGTTGATTGGGACATGCCCttgatttgaatattttttcatgttaaTACATTTTGTTCTTGGGCTAAAAAAGTTTACATGGTTTGATGTACAATTTTTTGGAAAAACAATTGTTGCATATTATTGTGCATTTTGCATGTGTGATGCTATGTATCTCGCTATCTCTCCACCCTCAGGCAACTGACAAAGAAAATCATGAGTTCTGTTGATTTGACTGGGGATGGAGGTGTCCTGAAGACAACAGTACGTCGAGCAAAACCTGATGCCATTGCTCCTTCAGAGACCCTTCCTCTTCTTGATGGTATGTTTACACTGATCCATGCACTTAGAGTTCCTTGTACTGTGGATTTTTCTTTATATCTTCACTATTTTTACTTGGATTCTACCTCATCTGCTTGTTATTATGAAAATGGTGTGCTTAGAATTTTCTGATAAATGGAAACACCTTTTTGTGAATCAAGGTGTTTTTTCCCCTGAAAATGGACCAAAGATATGCTATACCATATTTATGTTTCGAACTTGAACCATGTCTCTTCGTTTACATGCCAACACTGTCAAACATGTAAATAGATGGTTTTAGGACATGGACGCTTGGTACTCATGAATGGAATTGTGTTTCCTAAAACCATGgggatgaaaat
The sequence above is a segment of the Primulina tabacum isolate GXHZ01 chromosome 6, ASM2559414v2, whole genome shotgun sequence genome. Coding sequences within it:
- the LOC142548376 gene encoding small polypeptide DEVIL 11-like; the protein is MGTFTGEPQLYLDDKWKLSKKESSLSRSQSSAVIRVSAKRRCCFTRKCAALVKEQRARFYIMRRCVTMLICWREYSDDQ